Proteins encoded within one genomic window of Camelina sativa cultivar DH55 chromosome 19, Cs, whole genome shotgun sequence:
- the LOC104764748 gene encoding uncharacterized protein LOC104764748, with the protein MSISSLGSAISRPTSSSSSLYTYLGGSSRIFGLTTSSLLWKKNKSHHTNTKLKEKLCVRNSAQEIPQTLEEDSKFVPLDPQDPRFGPPVLLLFGLQLHEAQKIQELLKELDGEFMEIVFCTADMIPRSLWEAVNTKQPDLKRVKIAESLPRICFLSGLTGEEMMMFIDAFPETGLEAVVFAAMVPNSADKPISELIEEIMGDYELMTRSGSS; encoded by the exons ATGTCGATCTCTTCGTTGGGGTCTGCAATCTCAAGgccaacttcttcttcatcatctttataTACGTACTTAGGAGGCTCTTCTCGGATATTTGGCCTCACTACGTCTTCTTTGTTatggaaaaagaacaaatctcATCACACAAACACAAAGCTCAAGGAAAAGCTATGTGTTAGAAATTCAGCTCAAGAGATTCCACAGACACTTGAGGAAGATTCGAAGTTTGTACCTTTGGATCCGCAAGATCCTCGATTTGGCCCTCCA GTTCTGCTGTTGTTTGGCCTTCAACTTCATGAAGCGCAAAAG ATACAAGAGCTTCTAAAGGAGCTCGATGGCGAATTCATGGAG ATTGTCTTCTGTACAGCAGATATGATCCCGCGTTCATTGTGGGAAGCAGTTAACACAAAACAGCCTGACCTGAAGAGAGTGAAA ATCGCAGAGTCACTGCCTCGAATCTGCTTCTTATCTGGTTTGACAggagaggagatgatgatgttcATTGATGCATTCCCAGAAACTG GGCTAGAAGCCGTAGTGTTTGCAGCTATGGTTCCGAACAGTGCTGATAAACCTATCTCTGAATTAATTGAAGAAATCATGGGAGATTATGAGTTAATG ACGAGGAGCGGTTCCAGCTGA
- the LOC104764749 gene encoding serine carboxypeptidase-like 49, which yields MEKLTFLSRLLHFVVFVASTFPSSSFLLNDRTFERSNLPSTRAEKLIRELNLFPQQDLNVIDVADSPLTAAEGSGIVERKFVFPNILAADGGDTVEDLGHHAGYYKLPKSRGASMFYFFFESRKKKDAPVVIWLTGGPGCSSELAVFYENGPFKITNNMSLAWNEYGWDQVSNLLYVDQPVGTGFSFTTDKSDIRHDETGVSNDLYDFLQAFFKEHPKLAKNDFYITGESYAGHYIPAFASRVHKGNKANEGIHVNLKGFAIGNGLTDPAFQYPAYPDFALEMGLITQKEHDRLEKIVPLCELSIKLCGTDGTTSCLASYLVCNALFSGVLSHAGGVNYYDIRKKCVGSLCYDFSNMEKFLNLKSVRKSLGVGDIDFVSCSTSVYQAMLVDWMRNLEVGIPELLEDGINLLVYAGEYDLICNWLGNSRWVNAMDWSGKTNFGAAEAVPFMVDGKEAGSLKTYEQLSFLKVRDAGHMVPMDQPKAALAMLKRWMENSLIEDATIAAAQGEEELVAQM from the exons atggagaaactAACTTTTCTCAGCCGTCTCTTGCATTTCGTCGTCTTCGTCGCTTCTACGTTTCCTTCTTCATCGTTTCTGTTGAACGATCGCACCTTCGAGAGATCGAACTTACCGTCAACGCGCGCCGAGAAGTTGATCCGGGAGCTAAACCTTTTCCCGCAGCAGGATCTGAATGTGATCGATGTCGCTGATTCGCCTCTCACTGCCGCGGAGGGATCCGGGATTGTTGAACGGAAGTTCGTATTCCCGAATATACTTGCTGCCGATGGTGGTGATACTGTCGAGGATTTAGGTCATCATGCTGGTTATTACAAGCTCCCAAAATCTCGTGGCGCAAG CAtgttctacttcttcttcgagtCACGCAAAAAGAAGGATGCTCCTGTTGTGATTTGGTTGACTGGAGGGCCTGGATGTAGCAGTGAGCTGGCTGTGTTCTACGAGAACGGTCCTTTCAAGATCACTAACAACATGTCTCTTGCTTGGAATGAGTATGGATGGGACCAG GTTTCCAATCTTCTGTATGTTGACCAGCCTGTTGGAACTGGTTTCAGCTTTACGACAGACAAAAGTGATATCCGTCATGATGAAACTGGAGTTAGCAATGATCTATATGATTTTCTGCAG GCTTTCTTTAAGGAGCACCCTAAGTTGGCAAAAAACGACTTTTACATTACTGGAGAGTCATACGCTGGGCACTACATTCCAGCTTTTGCTTCCCGAGTGCATAAAGGAAACAAGGCTAATGAGGGAATTCATGTTAACCTAAAG GGATTCGCTATTGGAAATGGGCTTACAGATCCTGCATTCCAATATCCAGCCTATCCTGACTTTGCTTTGGAAATGGGTTTAATCACGCAAAAAGAGCATGATCGCTTAGAGAAGATTGTCCCACTGTGCGAACTATCAATCAAGCTTTGTG GAACTGATGGTACAACTTCTTGTTTGGCATCCTATCTTGTTTGCAATGCCTTGTTCAGTGGTGTACTGAGTCATGCTGGTGGAGTAAAC TATTATGACATCAGGAAGAAGTGTGTGGGGAGTCTGTGCTACGATTTCTCGAACATGGAGAAATTTTTGAATCTGAAATCTGTGAGGAAGTCGCTTGGTGTTGGGGACATAGACTTTGTCTCCTGCAGTACTTCAGTCTATCAGGCAATGCTTGTAGATTGGATGAGGAATCTCGAGGTTGGGATTCCCGAACTCTTGGAAGATGGAATCAATCTTCTTGTGTATGCTGGAGAATATGATCTTATCTGCAACTGGCTCG GTAACTCGAGGTGGGTGAATGCGATGGATTGGTCAGGGAAAACGAACTTTGGGGCAGCTGAAGCAGTTCCGTTTATGGTTGATGGCAAAGAAGCAGGCTCATTAAAGACTTACGAACAACTCAGTTTCCTTAAG GTGCGAGATGCAGGACACATGGTTCCAATGGACCAGCCAAAAGCTGCATTGGCAATGCTTAAGCGATGGATGGAGAATTCGCTTATTGAAGATGCTACTATTGCTGCTGCTCAGGGAGAAGAGGAACTGGTTGCTCAGATGTGA
- the LOC104767406 gene encoding F-box protein At3g08750-like: protein MQTSQRFLRIDDARGVQIIDPVTGFIAETPIPEEFEDLLPFSWMIHCDGLMLCICDHWTRGGSNARLAVWNPFLGRIKWIEPSVQWIEPPVHRRVDDYYGIGYGVASRDNYKILRLGYNQSSSASADTIRVFEIYEFMSGSWRGINAWFAADIVFRNSECVSVMGNMYWLAQNTEGSFVLCFDFSVEAFKFFKVTTGPAVVPRLQFAFRPGFSIGKHRNIMAWCKDTVEEDETSPHGCNWVYVATFYEVDRNGVFTRVLETSRSGSYQYSSLPICSYVYVPSLVPVPE from the exons ATGCAAACTTCCCAACGATTCCTAAGAATCGATGATGCTCGTGGGGTTCAAATCATCGACCCGGTGACGGGATTCATTGCAGAAACACCAATACCAGAAGAGTTTGAagatcttcttcccttttcttGGATGATCCACTGTGATGGACTCATGCTCTGTATATGTGATCATTGGACACGAGGAGGAAGTAACGCTCGTCTCGCAGTTTGGAATCCGTTTTTGGGGAGAATAAAATGGATCGAACCATCGGTTCAATGGATCGAACCACCGGTTCATCGCCGGGTCGATGATTATTACGGGATTGGATACGGCGTTGCATCTCGTGACaactacaaaatcttgaggctTGGTTATAACCAGTCGTCTTCTGCTTCTGCTGATACAATTAGAGTCTTTGAGATCTACGAATTCATGTCTGGTTCATGGAGAGGTATTAATGCTTGGTTTGCTGCGGATATAGTATTTCGGAATAGTGAATGTGTGTCTGTAATGGGAAACATGTACTGGCTAGCTCAGAATACGGAAGGCTCTTTCGTTCTATGTTTTGACTTCTCCGTGGAAGCATTCAA GTTCTTCAAGGTCACTACTGGCCCTGCTGTAGTTCCGCGGTTACAGTTCGCTTTTCGTCCAGGATTCTCCATCGGCAAGCACAGAAATATCATGGCTTGGTGCAAAGACACTGTCGAAGAAGATGAGACATCACCACATGGATGCAACTGGGTGTACGTCGCCACTTTTTACGAAGTTGACAGAAAtggtgtcttcacgagggttcTCGAGACGAGTAGGTCTGGATCGTATCAATACTCTAGCCTCCCTATTTGTAGCTACGTTTATGTTCCAAGTCTCGTTCCGGTTCCAGAATGA
- the LOC104764751 gene encoding LOW QUALITY PROTEIN: uncharacterized protein ycf45-like (The sequence of the model RefSeq protein was modified relative to this genomic sequence to represent the inferred CDS: inserted 2 bases in 1 codon), with protein MDLGRKSFXGDWVISEQPVTHQDLKLAVSKVGDFSDDNRSGIDRSLHRISAIRNRKLQVIGLTCRVGRAVSGSAEIIRDLIEGGGSILVIGSPGVGKTTLIREIARMLADEHRKRVVIVDTSNEIGGDGDVPHSGIGRARRMQVPNVNLQHDVMIEAVENHMPETIIIDEIGTELEALAASTIAQQGVQLVATAHGMTIDNIIKNPSLQILIGGIESVTLGDEEARKRKVQKTILERKGPPTFTCAVEMISRTECRVHQRLDVTVDAILAGKSAPFEIRQIRGEDDVPHKLVTPIPLETLEEEQPAPLLNRDFISEFLSDDEDEDEDFLPIRYSKASSNTYTSPRSSPVHVYTYNVLEADLLQVAEVMGLDDEIEVTDDVGEANVILASSSELIQNSSIRRVAKLHKLPIFVIKSTTMAQMVKAVRMILGRESFGSNPKTIEKSSVDDIEIKDDAPESKPSLEELDALEEVRLAIEYIVIPGGEPVELLPRRSDIIVRQLELVESYQLTVENLGTHLNPRLQILPRRSTKKMLPSSSSKNATDDSMGNTVTRLPFLKD; from the exons ATGGATTTAGGGAGGAAGTCATT CGGCGATTGGGTGATCTCAGAACAGCCTGTTACACACCAAGATCTGAAGCTTGCAGTATcaaag GTTGGCGATTTTTCAGATGATAACCGATCAGGGATTGACAGATCGCTGCATCGTATAAGCGCTATACGTAATCGGAAACTGCAAGTAATTGGTCTAACATGTCGAGTGGGTAGAGCTGTATCTGGAAGTGCAGAAATTATAAGAGACTTGATTGAAGGAGGAGGATCCATCTTAGTCATTGGATCTCCTGGAGTTGGCAAAACAACTTTAATCAG AGAAATTGCTCGGATGTTAGCTGATGAACACAGGAAACGTGTAGTGATTGTTGACACGTCAAATGAGATTGGAGGTGATGGTGATGTTCCTCATTCTGGAATTGGACGTGCCAGGCGGATGCAAGTTCCAAATGTGAATTTACAGCACGAT GTTATGATTGAGGCGGTTGAGAATCATATGCCTGAGACTATCATCATCGACGAGATTGGAACTGAGCTTGAAGCTTTAGCTGCTAGCACAATTGCTCAACAAGGTGTTCAGCTTGTTGCAACTGCTCATGGGATGACTATAGACAACATTATCAAAAATCCTTCTTTGCAGATTCTTATTGGTGGAATTGAG AGTGTGACTCTTGGTGATGAAGaagcaaggaaaagaaaagtgcagaagACAATTCTTGAAAGAAAAGGACCTCCGACATTTACTTGTGCTGTAGAGATGATTTCGAGAACTGAGTGTCGTGTTCATCAAAGATTAGATGTCACCGTTGATGCTATACTAGCTG GGAAATCCGCTCCATTTGAAATCCGTCAAATTCGTGGCGAAGACGATGTTCCTCATAAGTTAGTGACTCCCATTCCTTTGGAGACCCTTGAAGAGGAACAACCTGCACCATTGCTCAATAGAGATTTCATAAGTGAATTTCTGTctgacgatgaagatgaagatgaagattttCTTCCCATTCGGTATAGTAAGGCCAGTAGTAACACATACACGAGCCCAAGAAGCTCGCCGGTTCATGTTTATACTTACAAT GTCCTTGAAGCTGATCTCCTTCAAGTAGCTGAAGTTATGGGCCTAGACGACGAAATAGAAGTAACAGATGATGTTGGAGAAGCAAATGTCATTCTAGCTTCAAGTTCTGAATTGATACAGAACTCATCGATCCGTCGTGTTGCGAAATTACACAAGCTACCGATATTTGTCATTAAG TCAACTACAATGGCTCAGATGGTCAAGGCAGTCCGAATGATCCTTGGGAGAGAATCATTTGgctcaaaccctaaaaccatAGAGAAATCTTCTGTTGATGATATTGAGATCAAAGATGATGCTCCTGAGAGCAAACCCAGTTTAGAAGAACTGGATGCCCTCGAG GAAGTCCGTCTAGCAATCGAATATATTGTAATCCCGGGAGGTGAACCAGTGGAGCTTCTTCCTAGACGGTCAGATATAATAGTTCGGCAGCTAGAGCTGGTGGAGAGTTACCAACTCACAGTTGAGAACCTCGGCACTCACCTTAATCCGCGCCTTCAGATTCTTCCTCGCCGATCAACCAAGAAGATGTTGCCATCTTCATCCTCAAAGAATGCAACAGATGATAGCATGGGGAATACTGTTACTCGTCTTCCTTTCCTTAAGGATTGA
- the LOC104767408 gene encoding putative F-box only protein 15, whose amino-acid sequence MAQAPANRVRVWLPFELVEEILCRTPVESLFRFKETCKQWNALISNDIKFKQKHLDHHIRTPERFLRIDDDRAVQIMDPVTGILKERPIPNDFLDPRPISWMVHCDGLMLCICEDWERGGGYAPANRVRVWLPFELVEEILCRTPVESLFRFKETCKQWNALISNDIKFKQKHLDHHIRTPERFLRIDDDRAVQIMDPVTGILKERPIPNDFLDPRPISWMVHCDGLMLCICEDWERGGGYVRLAVWNPFLRRIRWIEPSVDYWIDDYFGVGYDDASRDNYKILRFGYNRSSSPPGDTIRVFEIYEFMSDSWRGINAGFAADLYVEWECVSVKGKMYWVAYEETDERYFILCFDFSEDIFKDVCDCPEFWGYSNRLECFNGDRLSFLTQDGEESRDIEVWMTNKLSDEIVSFANYFNVTTGPDLIPRLQFHDFHTRPGVAIGKHRNIMAWCEATVEEEEDKRLSVFTFYEIDETGVVREIETRRRGSDDYSGLSICSYVYVRSLIPVPE is encoded by the exons ATGGCTCAGGCTCCTGCGAATCGTGTTCGTGTGTGGTTGCCGTTTGAGTTAGTCGAAGAGATACTTTGCAGAACTCCGGTTGAATCTTTGTTCCGATTCAAAGAGACGTGCAAGCAATGGAACGCTCTCATCAGCAACGACATAAAATTCAAGCAAAAGCATTTGGATCATCACATTCGCACTCCCGAACGATTCCTAAGAATCGATGATGATCGTGCGGTTCAAATCATGGATCCGGTGACCGGAATCCTAAAAGAAAGACCAATCCCAAACGATTTTCTTGATCCGCGTCCGATTTCTTGGATGGTTCATTGTGATGGACTCATGCTTTGTATATGTGAAGATTGGGAACGAGGAGGAGGTTAC GCTCCTGCGAATCGTGTTCGTGTGTGGTTGCCGTTTGAGTTAGTCGAAGAGATACTTTGCAGAACTCCGGTTGAATCTTTGTTCCGATTCAAAGAGACGTGCAAGCAATGGAACGCTCTCATCAGCAACGACATAAAATTCAAGCAAAAGCATTTGGATCATCACATTCGCACTCCCGAACGATTCCTAAGAATCGATGATGATCGTGCGGTTCAAATCATGGATCCGGTGACCGGAATCCTAAAAGAAAGACCAATCCCAAACGATTTTCTTGATCCGCGTCCGATTTCTTGGATGGTTCATTGTGATGGACTCATGCTTTGTATATGTGAAGATTGGGAACGAGGAGGAGGTTACGTCCGTCTCGCAGTTTGGAATCCGTTTTTAAGGAGAATCAGATGGATCGAACCATCGGTTGATTACTGGATAGATGATTATTTCGGGGTTGGATACGATGATGCATCTCGTGACaactacaaaatcttgaggtttgGTTATAATCGGTCGTCTTCTCCCCCTGGTGATACAATTAGAGTCTTTGAGATCTATGAATTCATGTCTGATTCATGGAGAGGTATTAATGCTGGGTTTGCTGCGGATCTATATGTGGAGTGGGAGTGTGTGTCTGTGAAGGGAAAAATGTACTGGGTTGCATATGAAGAAACTGATGAACGTTATTTCATTCTATGTTTTGACTTCTCCGAGGATATATTCAAGGACGTATGCGATTGTCCTGAGTTTTGGGGCTATAGTAACCGATTAGAATGTTTCAATGGAGATAGACTCTCTTTCTTAACACAAGATGGAGAAGAATCAAGAGACATTGAGGTGTGGATGACAAACAAGTTGAGTGATGAGATCGTTTCGTTTGCCAATTATTTCAATGTCACTACTGGCCCTGATCTAATTCCGCGGTTACAGTTCCATGACTTCCACACTCGTCCGGGAGTAGCCATCGGCAAGCACAGAAATATCATGGCATGGTGTGAGGCaactgtagaagaagaagaagataagaggcTTTCTGTCTTCACTTTTTACGAAATTGATGAAACTGGTGTCGTCAGGGAAATTGAGACAAGAAGACGTGGAAGTGATGACTACAGTGGCCTATCAATTTGTAGCTATGTTTATGTTCGTAGTCTGATTCCGGTTCCAGAATAA
- the LOC104767409 gene encoding putative F-box protein At3g10430: MAQAPANRVWLPFELVEEILCRTPVESLFRFKETCKQWNALISNDIKFKQKHLDHHIRTPERFLRIDDDRAVQIMDPVTGILKERPIPNDFLDPRPISWMVHCDGLMLCICEDWERGGGYVRLAVWNPFLRRIRWIEPSVDYWIDDYFGVGYDDASRDNYKILRFGYNRSSSPPGDTIRVFEIYEFMSDSWRGINAGFAADLYVEWECVSVKGKMYWVAYEETDERYFILCFDFSEDIFKDVCDCPEFWGYSNRLECFNGDRLSFLTQDGEESRDIEVENQGKNKEPEPVRYLGFVNFVCSQVEPLLLPSLPFELIEEILQRTPAVSLIRFKSTCKRWYHLISSDNRFMQSHLDNSPEQFIRIDSRERVQIIDPVTGSLSVTPIPDVFRDMFMCMCHCDGLLLCLCHGLRGDLNLAVWNPLLRKSKWIKPLARNWSTARNWLTARKNCEYIGIGYSYTSRDNYKILRFSYHDDDDDDKSEPFCHVYELKSDSWRSIDAKFDGNIDAEVQGVSVNGNMYWVDGKKKEKKNEHFIICFDFTMETFKHVCVSPPYSDIELLGCFNGDRLSLLQHDEVTGEIHVSVTNKLTDGLVSFSRYFIVTLPDLPMVRCLDFMVFPGWCIGKQRNIMAWCEQIVKEDGKMYTCITLYEIDEGGVRKQIETGRREVTSSIIDPLITSYVYVPSLIPVPV; the protein is encoded by the exons ATGGCTCAGGCTCCCGCGAATCGTGTGTGGTTGCCGTTTGAGTTAGTCGAAGAGATACTTTGCAGAACTCCGGTTGAATCTTTGTTCCGATTCAAAGAGACGTGCAAGCAATGGAACGCTCTCATCAGCAACGACATAAAATTCAAGCAAAAGCATTTGGATCATCACATTCGCACTCCCGAACGATTCCTAAGAATCGATGATGATCGTGCGGTTCAAATCATGGATCCGGTGACCGGAATCCTAAAAGAAAGACCAATCCCAAACGATTTTCTTGATCCGCGTCCGATTTCTTGGATGGTTCATTGTGATGGACTCATGCTTTGTATATGTGAAGATTGGGAACGAGGAGGAGGTTACGTCCGTCTCGCAGTTTGGAATCCGTTTTTAAGGAGAATCAGATGGATCGAACCATCGGTTGATTACTGGATAGATGATTATTTCGGGGTTGGATACGATGATGCATCTCGTGACaactacaaaatcttgaggtttgGTTATAATCGGTCGTCTTCTCCCCCTGGTGATACAATTAGAGTCTTTGAGATCTATGAATTCATGTCTGATTCATGGAGAGGTATTAATGCTGGGTTTGCTGCGGATCTATATGTGGAGTGGGAGTGTGTGTCTGTGAAGGGAAAAATGTACTGGGTTGCATATGAAGAAACTGATGAACGTTATTTCATTCTATGTTTTGACTTCTCCGAGGATATATTCAAGGACGTATGCGATTGTCCTGAGTTTTGGGGCTATAGTAACCGATTAGAATGTTTCAATGGAGATAGACTCTCTTTCTTAACACAAGATGGAGAAGAATCAAGAGACATTGAG GTTGAAAATCAAgggaaaaacaaagaaccagAACCGGTTCGTTATCTAGGGTTCGTTAACTTCGTTTGCTCACAAGTCG AGCCTTTGTTGCTACCGTCACTGCCGTTTGAGTTAATCGAAGAGATACTTCAGAGGACTCCGGCTGTATCTTTGATCCGATTTAAATCGACTTGCAAGAGATGGTACCATCTCATCAGCAGCGACAACAGATTCATGCAAAGTCACTTGGATAACTCTCCGGAACAATTCATAAGAATCGATAGCCGTGAGAGGGTTCAAATCATTGATCCCGTGACCGGAAGCCTCTCGGTTACACCAATCCCAGACGTGTTTCGCGACATGTTCATGTGTATGTGTCACTGTGATGGTCTGCTGCTTTGCCTGTGTCATGGATTAAGAGGTGACCTTAATCTCGCGGTTTGGAATCCGCTTTTGAGGAAAAGCAAATGGATCAAACCATTGGCTCGTAACTGGTCAACTGCTCGTAACTGGTTAACTGCTCGCAAGAATTGTGAGTACATAGGGATTGGATACAGCTATACATCTCGTGATAACTATAAAATCTTGAGGTTTTCTtatc acgatgatgatgatgatgataaatcAGAACCATTCTGTCACGTGTATGAATTGAAGTCTGATTCGTGGAGAAGTATTGATGCTAAGTTTGATGGGAATATAGATGCTGAAGTTCAAGGCGTATCTGTGAATGGTAATATGTATTGGGTTGatggaaagaagaaggagaagaagaatgagcacttcattatatgttttgatttcactATGGAAACATTCAAGCACGTATGCGTTTCTCCGCCCTATTCGGATATTGAGCTATTAGGATGTTTCAATGGAGATAGGCTCTCTCTGTTACAACATGATGAAGTAACAGGGGAGATTCATGTGTCGGTGACAAACAAGTTGACTGATGGCCTTGTTTCTTTTAGCAGATATTTTATTGTGACTCTCCCTGATCTTCCTATGGTACGGTGCCTAGATTTTATGGTTTTTCCGGGATGGTGCATTGGCAAGCAGAGAAATATCATGGCATGGTGCGAGCAAATTGTAAAAGAAGATGGTAAGATGTATACTTGTATCACTCTTTACGAGATTGATGAAGGTGgtgtaagaaaacaaattgagaCAGGACGACGTGAAGTTACAAGCTCCATTATTGACCCGCTTATCACTAGTTATGTGTATGTTCCAAGCCTGATTCCAGTTCCAGTATAA
- the LOC104767412 gene encoding putative F-box only protein 15 produces the protein MAQAPANRVRVWLPFELVEEILCRTPVESLFRFKETCKQWNALISNDIKFKQKHLDHHIRTPERFLRIDDDRAVQIMDPVTGILKERPIPNDFLDPRPISWMVHCDGLMLCICEDWERGGGYVRLAVWNPFLRRIRWIEPSVDYWIDDYFGVGYDDASRDNYKILRFGYNRSSSPPGDTIRVFEIYEFMSDSWRGINAGFAADLYVEWECVSVKGKMYWVAYEETDERYFILCFDFSEDIFKDVCDCPEFWGYSNRLECFNGDRLSFLTQDGEESRDIEVWMTNKLSDEIVSFANYFNVTTGPDLIPRLQFHDFHTRPGVAIGKHRNIMAWCEATVEEEEDERVSVFTFYEIDETGVVREIETRRREQDDDGGLSIFSYVYVRSLIPVPE, from the coding sequence ATGGCTCAGGCTCCTGCGAATCGTGTTCGTGTGTGGTTGCCGTTTGAGTTAGTCGAAGAGATACTTTGCAGAACTCCGGTTGAATCTTTGTTCCGATTCAAAGAGACGTGCAAGCAATGGAACGCTCTCATCAGCAACGACATAAAATTCAAGCAAAAGCATTTGGATCATCACATTCGCACTCCCGAACGATTCCTAAGAATCGATGATGATCGTGCGGTTCAAATCATGGATCCGGTGACCGGAATCCTAAAAGAAAGACCAATCCCAAACGATTTTCTTGATCCGCGTCCGATTTCTTGGATGGTTCATTGTGATGGACTCATGCTTTGTATATGTGAAGATTGGGAACGAGGAGGAGGTTACGTCCGTCTCGCAGTTTGGAATCCGTTTTTAAGGAGAATCAGATGGATCGAACCATCGGTTGATTACTGGATAGATGATTATTTCGGGGTTGGATACGATGATGCATCTCGTGACaactacaaaatcttgaggtttgGTTATAATCGGTCGTCTTCTCCCCCTGGTGATACAATTAGAGTCTTTGAGATCTATGAATTCATGTCTGATTCATGGAGAGGTATTAATGCTGGGTTTGCTGCGGATCTATATGTGGAGTGGGAGTGTGTGTCTGTGAAGGGAAAAATGTACTGGGTTGCATATGAAGAAACTGATGAACGTTATTTCATTCTATGTTTTGACTTCTCCGAGGATATATTCAAGGACGTATGCGATTGTCCTGAGTTTTGGGGCTATAGTAACCGATTAGAATGTTTCAATGGAGATAGACTCTCTTTCTTAACACAAGATGGAGAAGAATCAAGAGACATTGAGGTGTGGATGACAAACAAGTTGAGTGATGAGATCGTTTCGTTTGCCAATTATTTCAATGTCACTACTGGCCCTGATCTAATTCCGCGGTTACAGTTCCATGACTTCCACACTCGTCCGGGAGTAGCCATCGGCAAGCACAGAAATATCATGGCATGGTGTGAGGCaactgtagaagaagaagaagatgagagggtTTCTGTCTTCACTTTTTACGAAATTGATGAAACTGGTGTCGTCAGGGAAATTGAGACTAGAAGACGTGAACAGGATGACGACGGTGGCCTATCAATTTTTAGCTATGTTTATGTTCGTAGTCTGATTCCGGTTCCAGAATAA